Proteins from a genomic interval of Aureimonas sp. AU20:
- the cysT gene encoding sulfate ABC transporter permease subunit CysT — protein MASSVLPRFRAPSVIPGFGLALGFTLAYIGLLVLVPLSALAIRSSSLGWDEFVRLALDPRVLAALRLSFGASFVAALVNAVFGLLIAWVLVRYDFPGRRLVDAVIDLPFALPTAVAGIALTALYAPNGWVGQFLAPLGLKVAYTPLGIVVALVFVSLPFVVRTVQPVLEEIDAEVEQAAATLGANRFQTVTRVVLPSIMPALLTGFALALARSVGEYGSVIFIAGNIPYVSEIAPLLIVIRLEEFNYGGATAVAAVMLIISFLMLLAINLIQAWSRRRYGHGA, from the coding sequence ATGGCGTCATCCGTTCTGCCGCGCTTTCGCGCGCCGAGCGTCATCCCAGGCTTCGGCCTCGCGCTCGGATTTACGCTGGCCTATATCGGCCTTCTCGTTCTCGTTCCCCTGTCGGCTTTGGCGATCCGCAGTTCCAGCCTGGGCTGGGACGAGTTCGTCCGGCTGGCGCTGGACCCGCGCGTTTTGGCCGCGCTGCGCCTGTCCTTCGGTGCCTCCTTCGTGGCCGCGCTGGTCAATGCCGTGTTCGGCCTTCTGATCGCCTGGGTGCTGGTTCGCTACGACTTTCCCGGCCGCCGACTGGTGGACGCGGTGATCGATCTGCCCTTCGCGCTGCCCACGGCCGTCGCCGGCATCGCCTTGACCGCGCTCTACGCGCCCAATGGCTGGGTCGGCCAGTTCCTGGCGCCGCTGGGGCTGAAGGTCGCCTATACGCCGCTCGGCATCGTGGTCGCGCTGGTCTTCGTGTCGCTGCCCTTCGTGGTGCGGACCGTCCAGCCGGTCCTGGAGGAGATCGACGCCGAGGTGGAGCAGGCCGCCGCGACGCTCGGCGCCAACCGCTTCCAGACCGTGACTCGCGTCGTGCTCCCCAGCATCATGCCGGCGCTGCTCACGGGCTTCGCGCTGGCGCTGGCCCGGTCCGTCGGCGAATACGGCTCGGTCATCTTCATTGCGGGCAACATTCCCTATGTCTCGGAGATCGCGCCGCTTCTGATCGTGATCCGCCTGGAGGAGTTCAACTATGGCGGCGCCACGGCGGTCGCGGCCGTGATGCTCATCATCTCCTTCCTCATGCTTCTCGCGATCAACCTCATTCAGGCCTGGAGCCGCCGGAGATACGGTCATGGTGCTTGA
- a CDS encoding sulfate/molybdate ABC transporter ATP-binding protein: MDIRVRNIRKEFDLYPALHDVSLDIRSGELIALLGPSGSGKTTLLRLIAGLEFPTSGQIFFGEEDASSKTVQERNVGFMFQHYALFKHMTVAENIGFGLSVRERASRPAKAEIRRRANELLDLVQLSGLEKRYPQQLSGGQRQRVALARALAIEPRVLLLDEPFGALDAKVRKELRRWLRELHDKIGLTTVFVTHDQEEALELADRVVVMSQGRIEQVGSADDIYDRPRTPFVFSFIGQSNLVPVEVRSGEIRHGDILLGRTEEADGCWNLYVRPHDLDIVEPGSPALSGTVSLSRRAGGSRISEFELGPDRRRIEVEMPADRGGEPGTELHVRPRRWQLYRDAASV; encoded by the coding sequence ATGGACATTCGCGTTCGCAACATCCGCAAGGAATTCGATCTCTATCCCGCGCTCCACGATGTTTCGCTGGACATTCGCTCGGGCGAGCTGATCGCGCTGCTCGGCCCTTCGGGCTCGGGTAAGACGACGCTTTTGCGGCTTATCGCGGGACTGGAATTCCCGACCAGCGGCCAGATCTTCTTCGGCGAGGAGGATGCCTCGTCGAAGACGGTGCAGGAGCGCAATGTCGGCTTCATGTTCCAGCATTATGCGCTGTTCAAGCATATGACGGTGGCCGAGAATATCGGCTTCGGCCTCAGCGTGCGCGAGCGCGCCAGTCGGCCGGCCAAGGCCGAGATCCGCCGCAGGGCGAACGAGTTGCTCGATCTCGTGCAGCTTTCGGGCTTGGAGAAACGCTATCCCCAGCAGCTTTCGGGCGGTCAGCGGCAGCGGGTGGCGCTGGCCCGCGCGCTCGCCATCGAGCCCCGCGTGCTGCTGCTGGACGAACCCTTCGGCGCGCTGGACGCCAAGGTGCGAAAGGAGCTGCGCCGCTGGCTGCGCGAGTTGCACGACAAGATCGGCCTCACCACCGTCTTCGTCACGCACGATCAGGAAGAAGCGCTGGAGCTGGCGGACCGCGTCGTGGTCATGAGCCAGGGCCGGATCGAGCAGGTCGGTTCGGCCGACGACATCTACGACCGGCCGCGCACGCCTTTCGTCTTCTCCTTCATCGGCCAGTCCAACCTCGTGCCGGTCGAGGTGCGCTCGGGCGAGATTCGCCATGGCGACATTCTTCTCGGCCGGACGGAGGAGGCGGACGGGTGCTGGAACCTCTATGTCCGCCCGCATGATCTCGACATCGTGGAGCCGGGCAGCCCGGCGTTGAGCGGCACCGTCTCGCTGTCGCGCCGGGCCGGCGGCTCGCGCATTTCCGAGTTCGAACTAGGGCCGGATCGGCGCCGTATCGAAGTCGAAATGCCGGCCGACCGAGGCGGCGAGCCGGGGACCGAACTCCACGTGCGCCCACGCCGCTGGCAGCTTTATCGCGACGCGGCTTCCGTCTGA
- the cysW gene encoding sulfate ABC transporter permease subunit CysW, translating into MVLEASLNAAPPLAVRKRRPVTTEGPAVKWTLIAVALVFLGFFLFLPLVAVFVEAFRNGVAMYWAAIVEPDALAAIRLTLLVAAIAVPLNVVFGLAAAWAIAKFEFKGKALLITLIDLPFSVSPVIAGLVYILLFGAQGYFAPLLQGTGIHIVFALPGIVLATVFVTLPFVARELIPLMQEQGTGDEEAAISLGATGWKTFFRVTLPNVKWALLYGVLLCNARAMGEFGAVSVVSGRIRGQTSTMPLHVEILYNEYSFSAAFAVASILAFLALVTLGLKAFLEWRYAGDIASARGGH; encoded by the coding sequence ATGGTGCTTGAAGCTTCCCTGAACGCGGCGCCGCCTCTGGCCGTCCGCAAGCGCCGCCCGGTGACCACGGAAGGGCCGGCGGTGAAGTGGACGCTGATCGCGGTCGCGCTCGTGTTTCTCGGCTTCTTCCTATTCCTGCCGCTCGTCGCGGTGTTCGTGGAGGCGTTCCGCAACGGCGTCGCCATGTATTGGGCGGCGATCGTGGAGCCCGACGCGCTGGCGGCCATCCGGCTGACCCTGCTCGTGGCGGCCATAGCCGTGCCGCTCAACGTCGTGTTCGGCCTCGCCGCCGCCTGGGCGATCGCCAAGTTCGAGTTCAAGGGCAAGGCGCTCCTGATCACGCTGATCGATCTGCCGTTCTCGGTTTCCCCGGTGATCGCGGGCCTCGTCTACATCCTCCTGTTCGGGGCGCAGGGCTACTTCGCGCCGCTCTTGCAGGGGACAGGCATTCACATCGTCTTCGCCCTGCCGGGCATCGTGCTCGCCACCGTCTTCGTCACGCTGCCCTTCGTGGCGCGCGAACTGATCCCGCTCATGCAGGAGCAGGGTACGGGTGACGAGGAAGCGGCGATCTCGCTTGGGGCCACGGGCTGGAAGACCTTCTTCCGCGTCACGCTGCCCAATGTGAAATGGGCGCTGCTCTACGGCGTGCTCCTGTGCAACGCCCGCGCCATGGGCGAGTTCGGCGCGGTGTCCGTGGTCTCGGGCCGCATTCGCGGCCAGACCAGCACCATGCCGCTGCATGTCGAGATCCTCTACAACGAATACAGCTTCTCCGCCGCCTTCGCCGTTGCCTCCATCCTGGCCTTCCTCGCGCTCGTGACGCTGGGTCTGAAGGCCTTTCTGGAATGGCGCTATGCCGGCGACATCGCCTCCGCGCGCGGCGGCCACTGA
- a CDS encoding sulfate ABC transporter substrate-binding protein: protein MKRFRSSLLAIGLSLAAVLPAAAQTTLLNVSYDPTRELYRDYNAEFSKFWAAQGHDAVTIRQSHGGSGAQARTVIDGLDADVVTLALEADIDAIAKGTKKIPADWRGRLPHNSAPYTSTIVFLVRKDNPKAIKDWGDLVKEGVQVITPNPKTSGGARWNYLAAWAYANKAFGNDAAKTKQFVGDIYRHVPVLDTGARGSTTTFVQRGIGDVLLAWENEAFLALEELGPDQFEIVVPSISILAEPPVALVDGNVDAKGTREAATAYLQHLYSDVGQTIAAKHYYRPSEPEKVADKALLERFPKLELVSIDDAQFGGWAKAQPEHFGDGGVFDQIYKPAN, encoded by the coding sequence ATGAAACGCTTCCGTTCCAGCCTTCTCGCGATCGGCCTTTCGCTGGCTGCGGTTCTTCCCGCCGCCGCGCAGACGACGCTGCTCAACGTTTCCTATGATCCGACTCGCGAACTGTATCGCGACTACAACGCCGAATTCTCGAAGTTCTGGGCCGCGCAGGGCCATGACGCCGTGACGATTCGCCAGTCGCATGGCGGCTCGGGCGCGCAGGCTCGCACGGTGATCGACGGTCTCGACGCCGATGTCGTGACGCTGGCGCTGGAAGCGGATATCGACGCCATCGCAAAGGGCACCAAGAAGATCCCGGCCGACTGGCGCGGTCGCCTTCCGCACAACTCGGCGCCCTACACGTCAACGATCGTCTTCCTTGTCCGCAAGGACAATCCGAAGGCGATCAAGGATTGGGGCGATCTGGTGAAGGAAGGGGTGCAGGTCATCACGCCGAACCCGAAGACCTCGGGCGGCGCGCGCTGGAATTATCTGGCTGCCTGGGCCTATGCCAATAAGGCCTTCGGCAACGACGCGGCCAAGACCAAGCAGTTCGTCGGCGACATCTATCGCCACGTGCCGGTTCTCGATACCGGCGCGCGCGGCTCCACCACGACCTTCGTGCAGCGCGGCATCGGCGATGTCCTGCTCGCCTGGGAGAACGAGGCCTTCCTGGCTCTGGAAGAGCTGGGCCCAGACCAGTTCGAGATCGTCGTGCCGTCGATCTCCATCCTCGCCGAGCCCCCGGTCGCGCTGGTGGACGGCAATGTGGACGCGAAGGGAACGCGCGAGGCCGCGACGGCCTATCTCCAGCATCTCTATAGCGACGTGGGCCAGACGATCGCCGCCAAGCACTACTACCGCCCCTCCGAGCCGGAGAAGGTCGCCGATAAGGCACTTCTGGAACGCTTCCCTAAGCTCGAACTCGTCTCGATCGACGACGCACAGTTCGGCGGCTGGGCCAAGGCGCAGCCGGAGCATTTCGGCGATGGCGGCGTGTTCGACCAGATCTATAAGCCCGCCAACTGA
- a CDS encoding DEAD/DEAH box helicase: protein MPFRPTHPALSAALEERGYQDPTPVQDAVLAPEVAERDLLVSAQTGSGKTVAFGLAFASTLLRGADRLPEAGDPLALVVAPTRELALQVQRELDWLYAGFGARIVTCVGGMDPRAEQRSLQRGAHIVVGTPGRLRDHLERGRLLIGGLRVVVLDEADEMLNLGFREDLEFILEATPDERRTLLFSATLPKQIITLTKRYQRDAVRIEASARNSSHADIEYRAVRIAPTESELAVVNLLRQAEAPAAIVFCNTREQVRHLHTGLVDRGFAAVSLSGELGQAERNQALQALRDGRARVCVATDVAARGIDLPSLTLVIHAELPNDAETLQHRSGRTGRAGRKGVSVMLVPLSRRRKAERLLADARIKPVWSGAPSADEIRALDRERLLADPILTEEPSEEDQDMVRELVSRCSPEQIAGAFARLYNQRLPSPEDVYDPGEPRGMKPRRDDDGRDDRPEREERAPRSRDVGPTSWFVMDIGRRNNADPKWLLPLLCRRGKITREDIGAIRIFDRETRFEIVEAAAKRFAASAEGLDDDITISTAEAPPKGERAPERPRTGKKPGGFSKPDRRPAAGGDRPERRGPPPAGAKPRRPRPPKA from the coding sequence GTGCCCTTCCGCCCGACACACCCCGCCCTCTCCGCCGCTCTCGAAGAACGCGGCTATCAGGACCCGACGCCCGTTCAGGACGCGGTCCTCGCGCCCGAAGTCGCCGAGCGCGATCTTCTCGTGTCCGCTCAGACCGGCTCGGGCAAGACCGTCGCCTTCGGCCTCGCCTTCGCCTCGACGCTCTTGCGCGGAGCGGACAGGCTGCCCGAAGCGGGCGACCCGCTGGCGCTCGTCGTCGCGCCGACGCGCGAACTGGCGCTGCAGGTGCAGCGCGAGCTCGACTGGCTATATGCCGGGTTCGGCGCGCGCATCGTCACCTGCGTCGGCGGCATGGATCCGCGCGCCGAGCAGCGCTCGCTGCAGCGTGGCGCCCATATCGTGGTCGGCACGCCCGGCCGCCTGCGCGACCATTTGGAGCGCGGTCGCCTCCTAATCGGCGGCCTGCGCGTCGTCGTGCTGGACGAGGCGGACGAGATGCTCAATCTCGGCTTCCGCGAAGATCTCGAATTCATCCTGGAGGCGACACCGGACGAGCGACGCACGTTGCTCTTCTCCGCGACGCTTCCCAAGCAGATCATCACGCTGACCAAGCGCTACCAGCGCGACGCGGTGCGCATTGAGGCGAGCGCGCGCAACTCGAGCCATGCCGACATCGAATACCGGGCCGTGCGCATCGCGCCGACCGAGTCGGAACTCGCCGTGGTCAACCTTCTGCGGCAGGCCGAAGCGCCGGCCGCAATCGTCTTCTGCAACACGCGCGAGCAGGTTCGCCATCTCCACACCGGGCTGGTGGATCGGGGCTTCGCCGCCGTGTCGCTGTCTGGCGAACTCGGTCAGGCCGAGCGCAACCAGGCGCTTCAGGCGCTGCGCGACGGCCGGGCGCGCGTCTGCGTGGCGACCGATGTGGCCGCGCGCGGCATCGACCTGCCGAGCCTGACGCTGGTCATCCACGCCGAACTGCCGAACGACGCCGAAACGCTGCAGCACCGCAGCGGGCGCACCGGCCGCGCCGGTCGCAAGGGTGTGTCAGTCATGCTCGTGCCGCTGTCGCGCCGCCGCAAGGCCGAGCGCCTCCTGGCGGACGCACGCATCAAGCCGGTCTGGAGCGGCGCCCCTTCGGCGGACGAAATCCGCGCGCTGGATCGCGAGCGGCTTCTGGCCGACCCGATCCTCACGGAAGAGCCGAGCGAGGAGGACCAGGACATGGTCCGCGAGCTCGTTTCTCGCTGCTCTCCCGAGCAGATCGCCGGCGCCTTCGCGCGGCTCTACAATCAGCGCCTGCCCTCGCCGGAGGATGTCTACGATCCAGGCGAGCCGCGCGGCATGAAACCGCGCCGCGATGACGACGGGCGTGACGACCGGCCGGAGCGCGAGGAACGCGCGCCGCGCAGCCGCGACGTCGGCCCGACCTCGTGGTTTGTCATGGATATCGGCCGGCGCAACAACGCCGACCCGAAATGGCTGCTGCCGCTTCTCTGCCGCCGGGGCAAGATCACGCGCGAAGATATCGGCGCGATCCGCATCTTCGATCGCGAGACGCGGTTCGAGATCGTCGAGGCCGCCGCCAAGCGGTTTGCCGCGAGCGCAGAAGGCCTGGACGATGACATCACAATCTCGACCGCCGAGGCCCCGCCGAAGGGCGAGCGCGCCCCGGAGCGCCCGCGCACCGGCAAGAAGCCGGGCGGCTTCAGCAAGCCCGACCGTCGCCCGGCGGCGGGTGGGGACCGGCCCGAGCGTCGCGGCCCGCCGCCCGCCGGCGCCAAGCCCCGCCGCCCGCGCCCGCCGAAGGCCTGA
- a CDS encoding hybrid sensor histidine kinase/response regulator, with amino-acid sequence MTARQRILPIRREYNRWVANQTLEDYALRFTAKRARRWTAPRVSQTAIGAISFLALEAVGGAITLSFGFSNAALAIMVVGLVLLVTGLPISYYAARYGVDIDLLTRGAGFGYIGSTVTSLIYATFTFILFAVEASIMTAALELAFGVPLWLGYIVSALAVVPLVTHGVTWISRFQLATQPLWIGLNILPVGFILWHDWGSLQAWVNFPGLEAAPGTDALSLVKFGAAASVILALMPQIGEQVDILRFLPEQRRASLRDSAGRSWWLALLSAGPGWIVLGAPKLFFGSFLAVLALRAGVAPEHAAEPAYMYNVAFGFVLPWPEAAALLTAGFVVVSQLKINVMNAYAGSLAWSNFFSRLTHSHPGRVVWLIFNVAIALLLMELGIYEALEVTLGLFANVAVAWLGAIVADLAINKPLGLSPKGIEFKRAHLYDLNPVGLGSMGLATLVSLLAFGGLFGETAQALSAFVALGVALVTAPAIAYATDGRYYLARKPRAAWAQRTEITCRVCELPFEPEDMAYCPAYSAPICSLCCSLDARCHDLCKPHARFSAQVASLATALPERLRRRIDAKVGHYLGGLALLAGVISVVLSLIYYQAVLASPDDTEVIAKALWAAFFVLMIVAGISTWFFVLAQESRRVAQEESARQTTLLLKEIEAHQRTDAALQRAKEMAEAASLAKSRYVVGMSHELRTPLNAVLGYAQLLEQDAAIPSAKMGGIRTIRRSAEHLSGLIDGLLDISKIETGRLQLQRGEVRLADFLAQLVDMFQLQASAKGLDFRFVRPERLPEVVRTDEKRLRQILINLLSNAVKYTEFGRVTFEVAYRSQVAILTVTDTGPGIPEPELGRIFEPFERGSAAQGKTPGLGLGLTITRLLANLMGGDIKVSSTAGEGSRFEVRVMLSAVPDARVSPIPAGAERGAASAIQGYAGPRRMVLVVDDDETHRDLMVEVLRPLGFIVLTAPDGPAALAVTAEMRPDLFLLDVQMPGMNGWDLAKALRAGGQTGTVIMLSATFAEAPGAGETAPEAAAQLAKPFDLRQLLATVGDVLGLQWTRGRPPAKVSQPPRPLRYPPPADIAQLLQFGRIGYVRGIEQKLAAIEDDPDMKPFVDAMRVHIGGFDLRRMVSALEAAPGE; translated from the coding sequence ATGACCGCGCGCCAACGCATTCTTCCCATCCGCCGCGAATACAATCGCTGGGTCGCCAACCAGACGTTGGAGGACTATGCGCTACGCTTCACCGCCAAGCGCGCCCGGCGCTGGACGGCGCCGCGCGTGTCGCAAACGGCGATCGGTGCCATATCCTTCCTGGCGCTGGAGGCGGTGGGCGGGGCGATCACCTTGTCCTTCGGCTTTTCCAACGCGGCGCTGGCGATCATGGTGGTCGGCCTCGTGCTGCTCGTTACCGGCCTGCCGATCAGCTACTATGCCGCGCGATACGGCGTCGATATCGACCTTCTCACGCGGGGCGCGGGCTTCGGCTATATCGGCTCCACCGTCACCTCGCTGATCTACGCGACCTTCACCTTCATCCTCTTCGCGGTGGAGGCCTCGATCATGACGGCGGCGCTGGAGCTTGCCTTCGGCGTTCCGCTCTGGCTCGGCTACATCGTATCGGCCCTCGCGGTCGTGCCGCTGGTGACGCATGGCGTCACTTGGATCAGCCGGTTTCAGCTCGCCACCCAGCCGCTCTGGATCGGGCTCAACATTCTGCCGGTGGGCTTCATTCTTTGGCACGACTGGGGTTCGCTCCAAGCCTGGGTGAACTTCCCTGGCCTCGAGGCAGCGCCGGGCACCGACGCGCTGAGCCTGGTGAAGTTCGGCGCGGCGGCCTCGGTGATCCTGGCGCTGATGCCGCAGATCGGCGAGCAGGTGGATATCCTACGTTTCCTGCCCGAGCAGCGTCGCGCCTCGCTGCGCGACAGCGCGGGCCGCTCGTGGTGGCTGGCGCTTCTCTCGGCCGGCCCGGGCTGGATCGTGCTGGGCGCGCCGAAACTCTTCTTCGGCTCATTCCTCGCCGTCCTGGCGCTTCGCGCTGGCGTCGCGCCCGAGCACGCGGCGGAGCCAGCTTACATGTACAACGTGGCCTTCGGCTTCGTCCTGCCCTGGCCCGAGGCGGCCGCTCTGCTGACCGCCGGCTTCGTGGTGGTGTCGCAGCTGAAGATCAACGTGATGAACGCCTATGCGGGCTCGCTCGCCTGGTCGAACTTCTTCTCACGCCTCACCCACAGCCATCCCGGCCGCGTCGTCTGGCTGATCTTCAACGTCGCGATCGCGCTGCTTCTCATGGAGCTCGGCATCTACGAGGCGCTGGAGGTGACGCTCGGCCTCTTCGCCAATGTGGCCGTCGCCTGGCTCGGCGCGATCGTCGCCGATCTCGCGATCAACAAGCCGCTGGGCCTGTCGCCTAAGGGCATCGAGTTCAAGCGCGCCCATCTCTACGATCTCAATCCGGTGGGCCTCGGGTCGATGGGACTTGCGACCCTCGTCTCGCTTCTGGCCTTCGGAGGTCTGTTCGGTGAAACCGCGCAGGCGCTTTCGGCCTTCGTCGCGCTCGGCGTCGCGCTCGTGACGGCACCGGCGATCGCCTATGCCACGGACGGGCGCTACTATCTCGCCCGCAAACCGCGCGCCGCCTGGGCACAACGGACGGAGATCACCTGCCGGGTGTGCGAGCTGCCCTTCGAGCCCGAGGACATGGCCTATTGCCCAGCCTATTCCGCGCCGATCTGCTCGCTCTGCTGCTCGCTCGACGCGCGCTGCCATGATCTCTGCAAGCCGCATGCGCGCTTCTCCGCGCAGGTCGCCTCGCTCGCCACCGCCCTGCCCGAGCGGCTTCGGCGGCGGATCGACGCCAAGGTCGGCCACTATCTCGGCGGCCTCGCGCTGCTCGCGGGCGTCATCTCGGTGGTCCTGTCGCTGATCTACTATCAGGCCGTTCTGGCGAGCCCGGACGATACGGAGGTCATCGCCAAGGCGCTCTGGGCCGCCTTCTTCGTCCTGATGATCGTCGCGGGCATTTCGACTTGGTTCTTCGTCCTCGCGCAAGAAAGCCGGCGGGTGGCGCAGGAGGAATCGGCGCGCCAGACGACGCTGCTCCTGAAAGAGATCGAGGCGCACCAGCGCACCGACGCCGCCCTGCAGAGGGCCAAGGAAATGGCCGAGGCGGCGAGCCTTGCCAAGAGCCGCTATGTCGTGGGCATGAGCCACGAGCTGCGCACGCCGCTCAACGCCGTGCTCGGCTATGCCCAGCTTCTGGAGCAGGACGCGGCCATTCCTTCGGCCAAGATGGGCGGCATCCGCACCATCCGCCGCTCCGCCGAGCATCTCTCCGGCCTGATCGACGGACTCCTCGACATTTCCAAGATCGAGACCGGGCGGCTGCAACTCCAGCGCGGCGAAGTGCGGCTGGCCGATTTCCTGGCCCAGCTGGTCGACATGTTCCAGTTGCAGGCGAGCGCCAAGGGGCTCGACTTCCGCTTCGTCCGGCCCGAGCGCCTGCCCGAGGTCGTGCGCACGGACGAGAAGCGGCTGCGGCAGATCCTCATCAATCTCCTGTCCAACGCCGTAAAATACACGGAGTTCGGCCGGGTCACCTTCGAGGTCGCCTATCGCAGCCAAGTCGCGATCCTGACCGTCACCGACACGGGCCCCGGCATTCCCGAGCCGGAGCTCGGCCGCATCTTCGAGCCGTTCGAGCGGGGGAGCGCGGCGCAGGGAAAGACGCCGGGCCTCGGCCTCGGTCTCACCATCACCCGGCTTCTGGCCAATCTCATGGGCGGCGACATCAAAGTGTCGTCCACGGCCGGCGAAGGAAGCCGGTTCGAGGTGCGCGTCATGCTTTCGGCCGTGCCCGACGCGCGCGTCTCGCCGATCCCGGCCGGCGCGGAGCGAGGCGCAGCCAGCGCAATCCAGGGCTATGCCGGGCCGCGGCGAATGGTTCTCGTGGTGGACGACGACGAGACGCATCGCGATCTCATGGTGGAGGTTCTGCGCCCGCTCGGCTTCATCGTGCTGACCGCGCCGGACGGCCCCGCCGCCCTAGCGGTCACCGCCGAAATGCGCCCCGATCTTTTCCTGCTCGACGTGCAGATGCCCGGCATGAACGGCTGGGACCTCGCAAAGGCGTTGCGCGCGGGTGGCCAGACCGGCACTGTAATCATGCTGTCGGCGACCTTCGCGGAGGCGCCCGGCGCGGGCGAGACGGCGCCGGAGGCCGCCGCGCAACTGGCCAAGCCCTTCGACCTGCGCCAACTCCTGGCGACAGTCGGCGACGTGCTCGGCCTCCAATGGACGCGAGGCAGGCCGCCGGCGAAGGTGAGTCAGCCGCCCCGGCCCCTTCGCTATCCGCCACCGGCCGATATCGCACAACTTCTCCAGTTCGGACGGATCGGCTATGTCAGGGGCATCGAACAAAAGCTCGCAGCCATCGAGGACGACCCCGACATGAAGCCCTTCGTGGACGCGATGCGAGTTCACATCGGCGGGTTCGACCTGCGCCGCATGGTGAGCGCGCTGGAGGCCGCGCCCGGTGAGTGA
- a CDS encoding response regulator transcription factor: protein MSEARPGAGERERDIVLVVDDSPDTLRMLTDAIEQGGSTVLVALDGEQALGIAQAITPDIVLMDAVMPGLDGFETTRRLKADPALRHVPVIFMTGLADTEHVVRGLDAGGVDYVAKPIVPDELLARMRVHLANARAAQNARAALDTAGRFLLASDGAGVVLWSTPQATRLLAGVLEPIDGRPALPLAFRDWLQGGAAGQAPVASELVSEAGMRLQLSPLGKVGDDEHLFRLTVDDTAGEEALLRQHFGLTMREADVLLWLARGKSNRDIAAILDLSPRTVNKHLEVIFAKLGVENRATATFLVMKTLSER, encoded by the coding sequence GTGAGTGAGGCGCGCCCCGGGGCCGGCGAGCGGGAGCGCGACATCGTGCTCGTGGTGGACGATTCGCCCGACACGCTGCGGATGCTGACCGACGCGATCGAACAGGGCGGCTCGACCGTTCTGGTCGCGCTCGACGGCGAGCAGGCCCTCGGCATCGCCCAGGCGATCACGCCCGACATCGTGCTGATGGACGCGGTCATGCCGGGACTCGACGGATTCGAGACGACGCGGCGCCTGAAGGCCGACCCGGCGCTTCGCCATGTTCCCGTGATCTTCATGACCGGCCTTGCCGACACCGAGCATGTCGTGCGCGGGCTGGACGCCGGCGGCGTCGACTACGTCGCCAAACCCATCGTGCCGGACGAGCTTCTGGCGCGCATGCGCGTTCACCTCGCCAATGCCCGCGCCGCGCAAAACGCACGCGCCGCTCTGGACACGGCCGGGCGCTTTCTTCTGGCAAGCGACGGCGCCGGCGTCGTGCTCTGGTCGACGCCGCAGGCAACGCGGCTTTTGGCCGGCGTCCTGGAGCCGATCGACGGGCGCCCCGCCCTGCCCCTTGCCTTTCGCGACTGGCTTCAAGGCGGCGCGGCCGGGCAGGCTCCGGTGGCGAGCGAACTCGTTTCGGAAGCCGGGATGCGGCTTCAGCTGAGCCCGCTCGGCAAGGTCGGCGACGACGAACATCTGTTCCGCCTCACCGTGGACGACACGGCGGGTGAGGAAGCGCTCCTGCGCCAGCATTTCGGCCTCACAATGCGCGAGGCCGACGTTCTTCTCTGGCTCGCGCGCGGCAAGTCCAACCGCGACATCGCCGCGATCCTAGACCTTAGCCCCCGCACGGTGAACAAGCACCTCGAAGTGATCTTCGCCAAGCTTGGGGTCGAAAACCGCGCGACGGCCACGTTCCTCGTCATGAAAACGCTGAGCGAGCGCTGA